From the Vibrio alginolyticus NBRC 15630 = ATCC 17749 genome, one window contains:
- a CDS encoding Crp/Fnr family transcriptional regulator, whose protein sequence is MEEVKTLLAKCPVLSGLPDKGLSEAAQMTKVRCFDEKALICNKGALQSSLMVIAQGAVRVNSISSKGKEVTLMIFEAGGWFGDNVFSPGMPRIFGATAHSDVTVMELPGDKFRQLLAKYPQSYPTILDLLSRRLWSAISVIEDDAIRGIEERVAKRLLLLAEYQLNQAIDTRPCVVRVTREHIANMMGLTRQSVHKILKRLESIGMLELNYGSVTITNPKRLEEYFKELEQ, encoded by the coding sequence ATGGAAGAAGTCAAAACACTGCTAGCCAAATGTCCTGTACTATCAGGGCTGCCAGATAAAGGGCTTAGTGAAGCAGCGCAAATGACTAAGGTTCGCTGCTTCGACGAAAAAGCACTGATTTGCAATAAAGGTGCGCTTCAATCTTCTCTTATGGTCATAGCTCAAGGTGCAGTGAGAGTGAACTCAATTAGTTCAAAAGGCAAAGAAGTCACACTGATGATTTTCGAAGCTGGTGGCTGGTTTGGAGACAATGTTTTTTCTCCCGGTATGCCTCGTATTTTTGGTGCGACCGCGCATTCGGACGTGACTGTAATGGAGCTTCCTGGAGATAAATTTCGCCAATTACTCGCCAAATACCCTCAAAGTTACCCCACTATACTCGACTTACTTAGCCGCCGCTTGTGGTCTGCTATTTCTGTTATCGAAGATGACGCGATTAGAGGAATTGAAGAACGAGTCGCCAAAAGGTTGCTGCTACTTGCTGAATACCAACTTAATCAAGCGATCGATACTCGACCATGCGTTGTCAGGGTAACAAGAGAACATATCGCTAACATGATGGGGCTAACTCGTCAAAGCGTACACAAGATACTAAAACGATTAGAAAGTATCGGGATGCTAGAGCTAAACTATGGCTCAGTAACCATTACCAATCCGAAACGCTTAGAAGAATACTTTAAAGAACTCGAGCAATAG